One segment of Brassica napus cultivar Da-Ae chromosome C3, Da-Ae, whole genome shotgun sequence DNA contains the following:
- the LOC106386939 gene encoding defensin-like protein 161 translates to MAKLSCSYFLVLMIVFSVCLMVEKTEGKVCEITLKVGTDCIRFFCAQDCAGQYYGGLGYCFDDPNVPGPLNCRCRYDC, encoded by the exons ATGGCAAAGTTATCTTGTTCTTATTTTCTTGTACTCATGATTGTATTCTCAG TATGTTTAATGGTTGAAAAAACTGAGGGAAAGGTATGTGAAATAACGCTTAAAGTAGGAACAGACTGTATAAGGTTCTTTTGCGCTCAAGACTGCGCCGGGCAATACTATGGCGGGCTTGGATATTGTTTTGACGATCCTAACGTTCCTGGACCTCTTAACTGTCGTTGTAGATATGATTGTTAA
- the LOC106390037 gene encoding uncharacterized protein LOC106390037 isoform X1, translating into MAVTMKHMSLIVSLFGVLSFLLGVIAENKKVFVYSSSRPASGTPINGKGVVICKYPSDPTVALGYLSAAFLLACTIAGYKSLFMSYKGRSVPNSVLFKSTSFSVFFNIALITSGLALSLLLWPTITEQLHLTRNVHRNLEASCPTAKTGLLGGGAFVSLDSCLFWLVALMLADNAREDHFDETENRNVNGNSSSRDVNLKIDA; encoded by the exons ATGGCGGTTACTATGAAGCATATGTCGTTGATCGTCTCTTTGTTCGGCGTCTTGTCCTTCCTTCTTGGAGTCATCGCGGAGAACAAGAAGGTGTTTGTTTATTCGTCTTCTCGA CCTGCGTCTGGGACTCCTATAAACGGGAAGGGAGTAGTTATCTGCAAATATCCATCTGATCCAACTGTCGCCTTGGGTTACCTTTCTGCTGCCTTTCTCCTTGCCTGCACAATAGCTGGATACAAATCCTTGTTCATGTCTTACAAGGGAAGGTCTGTTCCCAACTCTGTCTTGTTCAAAAGCACCAGCTTCTCTGTCTTCTTCAACATTGCCTT GATCACATCTGGACTGGCACTGTCTCTGTTGCTATGGCCAACCATTACAGAGCAACTTCACTTGACACGTAATGTCCATCGGAACTTAGAGGCCAGTTGCCCCACGGCTAAGACCGGTCTGCTTGGTGGAGGTGCCTTTGTTTCATTAGACTCGTGCCTTTTCTGGTTGGTCGCTCTGATGCTCGCTGATAACGCACGTGAAGACCATTTTGATGAAACTGAGAACAGGAACGTCAATGGGAACTCTTCCTCTAGGGATGTTAATCTCAAGATTGATGCTTGA
- the LOC106390037 gene encoding uncharacterized protein LOC106390037 isoform X2 — protein MAVTMKHMSLIVSLFGVLSFLLGVIAENKKPASGTPINGKGVVICKYPSDPTVALGYLSAAFLLACTIAGYKSLFMSYKGRSVPNSVLFKSTSFSVFFNIALITSGLALSLLLWPTITEQLHLTRNVHRNLEASCPTAKTGLLGGGAFVSLDSCLFWLVALMLADNAREDHFDETENRNVNGNSSSRDVNLKIDA, from the exons ATGGCGGTTACTATGAAGCATATGTCGTTGATCGTCTCTTTGTTCGGCGTCTTGTCCTTCCTTCTTGGAGTCATCGCGGAGAACAAGAAG CCTGCGTCTGGGACTCCTATAAACGGGAAGGGAGTAGTTATCTGCAAATATCCATCTGATCCAACTGTCGCCTTGGGTTACCTTTCTGCTGCCTTTCTCCTTGCCTGCACAATAGCTGGATACAAATCCTTGTTCATGTCTTACAAGGGAAGGTCTGTTCCCAACTCTGTCTTGTTCAAAAGCACCAGCTTCTCTGTCTTCTTCAACATTGCCTT GATCACATCTGGACTGGCACTGTCTCTGTTGCTATGGCCAACCATTACAGAGCAACTTCACTTGACACGTAATGTCCATCGGAACTTAGAGGCCAGTTGCCCCACGGCTAAGACCGGTCTGCTTGGTGGAGGTGCCTTTGTTTCATTAGACTCGTGCCTTTTCTGGTTGGTCGCTCTGATGCTCGCTGATAACGCACGTGAAGACCATTTTGATGAAACTGAGAACAGGAACGTCAATGGGAACTCTTCCTCTAGGGATGTTAATCTCAAGATTGATGCTTGA